In the Micromonospora narathiwatensis genome, one interval contains:
- a CDS encoding cellulose binding domain-containing protein: protein MIEIGIEVDLFHPSETVWRALTEPALLAKWFAESTPPEQPERLLLRTAGLPGFDADVEATVVERQAPQRYVLDCREGAQRTRLTCQIVPAGHGCRLSVQEVLVDGEWDAERHARRSEHHQQAVTVRLPAILDWLAFQRVDLRRAEGGLTAELPVVRLIGDVRTRAGRRRAGVIGGGLAFLVLAGGAAVWLTRPAPRIPEATPQSTPLLQPSSTSSAPLGAPSRTAPTAARSSATASPSPSPSPSPTLSTTAPTQSPSTSPTPVALLTARYQTVSDRLFGYRGEVKMSNAGDAEKRDWVVAVTLAAGATINNVNGAEWRQDGQVVTFTGKAVPAQGSTTFRFDVRDTFTKAPEGCTVDGSPCEVQ from the coding sequence GTGATCGAGATCGGCATCGAAGTCGACCTGTTCCACCCGTCCGAGACGGTGTGGCGGGCGTTGACGGAGCCCGCCCTGCTGGCCAAGTGGTTCGCCGAGAGCACCCCGCCGGAGCAGCCGGAACGGCTGCTGCTGCGTACGGCGGGGCTGCCCGGGTTCGACGCGGACGTCGAGGCGACGGTGGTCGAGCGGCAGGCGCCGCAGCGGTACGTGCTGGACTGCCGGGAGGGCGCCCAACGTACCCGGCTGACCTGCCAGATCGTCCCCGCCGGCCACGGCTGCCGACTGTCCGTGCAGGAGGTGCTGGTCGACGGCGAGTGGGACGCCGAACGGCACGCCCGCCGGTCGGAGCATCACCAGCAGGCGGTGACCGTGCGGCTGCCGGCGATCCTCGACTGGCTGGCGTTCCAGCGCGTCGACCTGCGCCGCGCCGAGGGCGGGTTGACCGCCGAACTGCCCGTGGTACGCCTGATCGGCGACGTCCGTACCCGGGCCGGCCGCCGCCGGGCCGGGGTGATCGGTGGCGGGCTGGCGTTCCTCGTCCTGGCCGGCGGGGCGGCGGTGTGGCTCACCCGACCGGCACCGCGGATCCCCGAGGCCACGCCGCAGTCGACGCCGCTGCTGCAGCCGAGCAGCACCAGCTCCGCCCCCCTGGGCGCCCCGTCGCGGACCGCGCCGACCGCGGCCCGGAGCAGTGCCACCGCCTCACCGTCACCGTCGCCGTCACCGTCGCCGACCCTGAGCACCACAGCCCCGACCCAGTCGCCCAGCACGAGCCCCACACCCGTCGCCCTGCTGACCGCCCGTTACCAGACCGTCTCCGACCGGCTGTTCGGCTACCGGGGCGAGGTGAAGATGAGCAACGCGGGCGACGCGGAGAAGCGGGACTGGGTGGTGGCCGTGACGCTGGCCGCGGGGGCCACGATCAACAACGTGAACGGGGCCGAGTGGCGGCAGGACGGGCAGGTCGTCACCTTCACCGGAAAGGCCGTGCCGGCCCAGGGGTCGACGACGTTCCGGTTCGACGTGCGGGACACGTTCACCAAGGCGCCCGAGGGGTGCACGGTCGACGGCTCCCCCTGCGAAGTCCAGTGA
- a CDS encoding low temperature requirement protein A, with amino-acid sequence MGGDRIRGGLGPAIPIAPAARVDKFEVFFDLVFVVSFFIITRATAANVGGRQLLHALLVLAVLWWCWVVHSMVASRLRLGEGFVPVLMVIGMIALFTFALALPQTFGDGQRGTGLPILVTASYVVFRAVHLVLYSHATRNRPHARRQLFHLLPEVVITALLLLIAEVLPTRIAAPEHAMWLRDGLWIAVVVVQYASGFLAGTRGWEVTSAEHWTERYDLILIIALGESVISIGVGGNLLGKPVTWPAIVAAMLGILFTAALWWAHFDMIGPAARIALHATQGVPRLAMARDAYAYLYLPMIAGVILFAIGAEELVREITEPEGGVAEPAGEAGVPLLFGGVMTYLAADLAFQLRTLRTVTWTRVGVLLVLAAGLLGGRQLPALAALSLLTAICVALAVVEVVLFADSRDALRRAVYEERTRHESSEAAWRARWHDGDPERPAG; translated from the coding sequence GTGGGCGGCGACCGGATACGCGGGGGGCTGGGGCCGGCCATCCCGATCGCGCCGGCCGCCCGGGTGGACAAGTTCGAGGTCTTCTTCGACCTCGTCTTCGTCGTGTCGTTCTTCATCATCACCCGGGCCACCGCCGCCAACGTGGGCGGTCGGCAACTGCTGCACGCCCTGCTGGTGCTCGCCGTGCTCTGGTGGTGCTGGGTGGTGCACAGCATGGTCGCCTCCCGGCTCCGGCTCGGCGAGGGCTTCGTCCCGGTGCTGATGGTGATCGGCATGATCGCGCTGTTCACCTTCGCGCTGGCCCTGCCGCAGACCTTCGGCGACGGCCAGCGGGGCACCGGCCTGCCGATCCTGGTCACGGCCAGTTACGTGGTGTTCCGCGCCGTCCATCTGGTGCTCTACTCGCACGCCACCCGGAACCGGCCACACGCCCGCCGCCAGCTGTTCCATCTGCTTCCCGAGGTGGTCATCACGGCCCTCCTGCTGCTGATCGCGGAGGTGCTGCCGACGCGGATCGCCGCTCCGGAGCACGCGATGTGGCTCCGGGACGGGCTCTGGATCGCCGTCGTCGTCGTCCAGTACGCCAGCGGGTTCCTGGCCGGCACCCGGGGCTGGGAGGTCACCTCCGCCGAGCACTGGACCGAACGCTACGACCTGATCCTCATCATCGCGCTGGGCGAGTCGGTCATCTCCATCGGCGTCGGCGGCAACCTGCTCGGCAAGCCGGTGACGTGGCCGGCCATCGTGGCGGCGATGCTGGGCATCCTCTTCACGGCGGCGCTGTGGTGGGCACACTTCGACATGATCGGCCCGGCCGCCCGGATCGCGCTGCACGCCACCCAGGGCGTGCCACGGCTGGCGATGGCCCGCGACGCGTACGCCTACCTCTACCTGCCGATGATCGCCGGCGTGATCCTGTTCGCGATCGGCGCGGAGGAACTGGTGCGGGAGATCACCGAGCCCGAGGGCGGGGTGGCTGAGCCGGCCGGCGAGGCCGGAGTACCGCTGCTGTTCGGCGGGGTGATGACCTACCTGGCCGCCGACCTGGCGTTCCAACTGCGCACGTTACGGACCGTGACGTGGACCCGGGTGGGCGTGCTCCTCGTACTCGCGGCCGGGCTTCTCGGCGGTCGGCAACTGCCGGCGCTCGCGGCGCTCAGCCTGCTGACCGCCATCTGCGTCGCACTCGCCGTGGTCGAGGTGGTGCTGTTCGCGGACTCCCGCGACGCCCTGCGCCGGGCGGTGTACGAGGAGAGGACCAGGCACGAGTCGAGCGAGGCCGCCTGGCGCGCCCGGTGGCACGACGGCGATCCGGAGCGGCCGGCAGGGTAG
- a CDS encoding GNAT family N-acetyltransferase encodes MTSTTNPRPPTAVVRRYRPADHDAVYDICVRTADAGGDARGKYAGDDLMPDLFAGPYLHLEPELAFVLADAGRVVGYVLGTADTLAFVRAYRREWIPLLADRYPAPSGPPRTPDDEMIALHHHPERMLLPELAAYPAHLHIDLLPSHQGQGHGRRLLETFLTAAHAAGAPALHVGMVTANVRARGFYDRLGFQMIPVPDPGPVTYLGRPTDHREG; translated from the coding sequence ATGACCAGCACGACGAACCCGCGCCCGCCCACGGCGGTCGTGCGACGCTACCGGCCGGCCGATCACGACGCGGTCTACGACATCTGCGTCCGTACCGCCGACGCGGGCGGCGACGCCCGCGGGAAGTACGCCGGCGACGACCTGATGCCCGACCTGTTCGCCGGCCCCTACCTGCACCTCGAGCCGGAGCTGGCGTTCGTGTTGGCGGACGCCGGCCGGGTGGTCGGATACGTGCTCGGAACGGCGGACACGCTCGCCTTCGTCCGCGCCTACCGTCGCGAGTGGATCCCCCTGCTGGCTGACCGCTACCCGGCTCCGTCCGGCCCGCCGCGGACCCCGGACGACGAGATGATCGCGCTGCACCACCACCCGGAGCGGATGCTCCTGCCGGAGCTGGCGGCGTACCCCGCCCACCTGCACATCGACCTGCTGCCCAGCCACCAGGGCCAAGGCCACGGCCGGCGGCTGTTGGAGACGTTCCTGACCGCGGCCCACGCGGCCGGCGCGCCCGCCCTGCACGTCGGCATGGTCACCGCCAACGTGCGGGCGCGCGGCTTCTACGACCGGCTCGGCTTCCAGATGATCCCGGTGCCCGACCCGGGCCCCGTCACCTACCTGGGCCGGCCGACCGACCACCGGGAGGGGTGA
- a CDS encoding MmcQ/YjbR family DNA-binding protein — MVTVDDVRALARTLPRTSEHLIRDRVKFRVGAIVYVAFSQDERTMGFGYPKEERDALIAAEPDLFFLPRPSDLRFNWVCCHLHRLDHDRMTELVSESWRMVVPKFLARQRLGG, encoded by the coding sequence GTGGTCACCGTCGACGACGTCCGGGCCCTGGCCCGGACCCTCCCCCGCACCAGCGAGCACCTGATCCGCGACCGGGTCAAGTTCCGGGTGGGCGCCATCGTCTACGTCGCGTTCAGCCAGGACGAGCGGACGATGGGCTTCGGCTACCCGAAGGAGGAACGGGACGCGCTGATCGCCGCCGAGCCGGACCTGTTCTTCCTCCCCCGCCCGTCCGACCTGCGGTTCAACTGGGTGTGCTGCCACCTGCACCGGCTCGACCACGACCGGATGACCGAGCTGGTGTCCGAGTCGTGGCGGATGGTCGTGCCCAAGTTCCTCGCCCGCCAGCGACTGGGCGGGTAA
- a CDS encoding TetR/AcrR family transcriptional regulator, protein MDEAAGLRERKKAATRLALHEAALRLAAEHGPDRVTVEAIADAANVSRRTFSNYFSSKEEALFHGDTRWLRRLLDLLRAQPAGEPPWAALSRASVRLAAEVYSDDGTGMSWLNRRRRLHGHPGLLAHQAAAYAASERELAGELAHRLTGPDQALRARIMAATFLATLRVATQHGIEHPDASMVDTLRTALAHATPATERGGGAAR, encoded by the coding sequence ATGGATGAGGCGGCTGGGCTGCGGGAACGCAAGAAGGCGGCGACCCGCCTGGCCCTGCACGAGGCGGCACTGCGCCTCGCCGCCGAACACGGGCCGGACCGGGTCACCGTCGAGGCGATCGCCGACGCGGCCAACGTCTCCCGCCGGACGTTCTCCAACTACTTCTCCAGCAAGGAGGAGGCCCTCTTCCACGGCGACACCAGGTGGCTACGCCGGCTGCTGGACCTGCTGCGCGCGCAACCCGCCGGCGAGCCGCCGTGGGCCGCGCTGAGCCGGGCGTCCGTGCGCCTGGCTGCCGAGGTCTACAGCGACGACGGCACCGGCATGTCCTGGCTGAACCGCCGCCGCCGGCTGCACGGGCACCCGGGTCTGCTCGCGCACCAGGCCGCCGCATACGCCGCGAGCGAACGTGAACTGGCCGGCGAACTCGCCCACCGGCTCACCGGCCCCGACCAGGCGCTGCGCGCCCGGATCATGGCGGCGACCTTCCTGGCCACCCTGCGGGTCGCCACCCAGCACGGGATCGAGCACCCCGACGCCTCGATGGTCGACACGCTCCGGACCGCGCTCGCCCACGCGACGCCGGCCACGGAGCGCGGTGGCGGCGCGGCCCGGTGA